A portion of the Deinococcus fonticola genome contains these proteins:
- a CDS encoding glycoside hydrolase family 19 protein has protein sequence MITASLIKAINPQLPEARCAEIASGLQTAAQAAQITTPARVAAFLAQLAHESCGFRYSEELWGPTAAQRRYEGRRDLGNTQKGDGYRFRGRGFIQLTGRHNYQRYGFTLGLPLVEQPDLAARPDVAARVAAAYWTSAGLNALADAGNFREITRRINGGFNGWDDRVKRWEAIKRLLAAQPAQGRVLLAIPGRQGDPQEWNGKPDPYGGVPLSDALISQLRLLYPQPGGPWQYQGLRVWVRNNGDLVLDKTQS, from the coding sequence GTGATCACCGCGAGCCTCATTAAGGCCATTAATCCCCAACTCCCTGAAGCGCGGTGCGCCGAGATTGCCAGCGGGCTTCAAACTGCCGCGCAGGCGGCGCAGATCACCACCCCGGCCCGCGTGGCGGCGTTTTTGGCGCAACTCGCGCACGAGTCCTGCGGGTTCCGGTACAGCGAAGAACTCTGGGGGCCAACTGCTGCCCAGCGGCGCTATGAAGGCCGCCGTGACCTCGGCAACACCCAGAAGGGTGACGGGTACAGGTTCAGGGGCCGGGGCTTCATTCAGTTGACGGGGCGGCACAACTACCAGCGGTACGGGTTCACGCTGGGCCTGCCGTTGGTCGAGCAGCCCGACCTGGCGGCGCGGCCTGACGTGGCGGCGCGGGTGGCCGCGGCCTACTGGACATCGGCGGGCCTGAATGCCCTGGCTGACGCCGGGAACTTCCGCGAGATCACGCGGCGCATCAACGGCGGCTTCAACGGTTGGGATGACCGGGTGAAGCGCTGGGAGGCCATCAAGCGGCTGCTGGCGGCCCAGCCGGCTCAGGGGCGCGTCCTGCTGGCGATTCCAGGCCGGCAGGGCGACCCGCAGGAATGGAACGGCAAGCCTGACCCTTACGGCGGCGTTCCCCTGTCTGACGCACTGATCTCGCAGTTGCGCCTGCTGTACCCGCAACCGGGCGGCCCGTGGCAGTACCAGGGGCTGCGCGTCTGGGTGCGAAACAACGGCGACCTGGTGCTGGACAAGACGCAAAGCTGA
- a CDS encoding alginate O-acetyltransferase AlgX-related protein: MRWKRVTWLLSLLGLVGLSGFVVVGRAQAPQLCPAARTELKTLVTDGRGRLFTATTLQQDFDARAFRADLQDMARRLTRLNSSLVAVPVPWKALLVVPPGNSGSPQLLGFEPLKARQGYWSVTNTFRAAGIPTLDVLSLYLNSGETPYFKTDHHWTARGAELAAAGIRPLLTPLTLQRLGNPAPLPPPTFQGTVEFTGSHAALADTVCPPVWPLEKTFQSVTVGLPEQGLLDEAALPVLLFGSSFSRSARVNDAQALPSYGFEQWLSADLGVAVQNEAFSSGSQGSWLEYLAQHLGEPLPPLIVWEMPIADFARDHQAATALFFDQLIPLLSLTEFPGAPPTQVLQQRPFKQVKAAYDLGPLPAQAFVQVRLSKATALSPRVTVEGTGGQRTVTLRREGNKAMAMPGYALRLPRDLGTLKRLVLEWPVASNDLAPQVEAVTIHALK, from the coding sequence GTGCGGTGGAAGCGCGTAACGTGGCTGCTCAGTCTCCTGGGGCTGGTGGGCCTGTCCGGGTTCGTGGTGGTCGGGCGTGCCCAGGCGCCGCAGCTGTGTCCCGCCGCCAGAACCGAGTTGAAAACCCTCGTGACTGACGGCCGGGGGCGCCTCTTTACCGCCACCACCCTGCAACAGGACTTTGACGCCCGCGCCTTCCGGGCCGACCTGCAGGACATGGCCCGGCGCCTGACGCGCCTGAACAGCAGCCTGGTGGCGGTTCCGGTGCCCTGGAAGGCCCTGCTGGTCGTGCCCCCGGGCAACAGCGGCTCACCTCAGCTGCTGGGCTTCGAGCCATTGAAAGCCCGCCAGGGGTACTGGAGCGTCACGAACACCTTCCGGGCCGCGGGCATCCCCACCCTGGATGTCCTGTCGCTCTACCTGAACTCGGGAGAGACGCCCTACTTCAAGACCGACCACCACTGGACGGCTCGCGGGGCTGAACTGGCCGCCGCCGGCATCCGGCCGCTCCTGACGCCGCTGACCTTGCAGAGGCTCGGGAACCCGGCCCCGCTGCCTCCTCCCACCTTTCAGGGAACCGTCGAGTTCACCGGCAGCCACGCCGCCCTGGCGGACACCGTCTGCCCGCCGGTGTGGCCGCTGGAAAAGACCTTTCAGAGCGTGACGGTGGGCCTGCCGGAACAGGGGCTGCTGGACGAGGCGGCGCTCCCCGTTCTTCTGTTCGGCAGCTCGTTCTCGCGCAGCGCCCGCGTGAACGACGCCCAGGCGCTGCCCAGTTACGGGTTTGAGCAGTGGCTGAGCGCCGACCTGGGGGTGGCCGTGCAGAATGAGGCGTTCAGCAGCGGCTCACAGGGCAGTTGGCTGGAGTACCTGGCGCAGCACCTGGGTGAGCCCCTGCCGCCCCTGATCGTCTGGGAGATGCCCATCGCGGATTTCGCCCGGGATCACCAGGCTGCCACCGCCCTGTTCTTCGATCAGCTGATCCCGCTGCTCTCCCTGACGGAATTTCCAGGCGCCCCGCCCACCCAGGTGCTGCAACAGCGTCCCTTCAAGCAGGTCAAGGCGGCGTATGACCTCGGCCCACTGCCCGCCCAGGCGTTCGTGCAGGTGCGGCTCTCGAAAGCCACTGCCCTGTCCCCCCGTGTGACCGTCGAGGGAACAGGCGGTCAGCGCACGGTGACGCTCAGACGTGAGGGAAACAAGGCCATGGCCATGCCGGGATACGCGCTGAGGCTCCCCAGGGATCTGGGGACGCTCAAACGCCTGGTGCTGGAGTGGCCGGTGGCGTCCAATGACCTTGCCCCGCAGGTAGAGGCCGTCACCATTCATGCGCTGAAGTGA
- the sat gene encoding sulfate adenylyltransferase: MPTITDAAALPTPLGGTLVRRLWQPGQDFDPAELRHLPALELGERAFADLEMIATGAYSPLQGFVNEADYLSIIEHLRLADGTPWSLPITLPVSHDEAQRLHGRVLLTHAGETVGTLDITEKYPARKVLEAREVYRTEDEAHPGVAALYAQGAVNLAGPVTLFDVPRGAFPAQHRTPAEVRQVIEARGWRSTVAFQTRNPIHRAHEYLHKVALELVDGLLLHPLVGHTKGDDVPADIRMEAYETLLGHYYPQERTLLSVYPAAMRYAGPREAVVHALSRRNYGATHFIVGRDHAGVGSYYGTYDAQEIFSAFTPEELGIRILKFEHTFYCKSCHQMVSPRTCPHPAHHHLILSGTRVREKLRAGEHLPPEFTRPQVAEVLRRGYQRP; the protein is encoded by the coding sequence ATGCCAACCATTACCGACGCCGCCGCCCTCCCCACGCCCCTGGGCGGCACCCTCGTTCGCCGCCTGTGGCAGCCCGGCCAGGACTTCGATCCCGCCGAACTGCGCCACCTGCCTGCCCTGGAACTGGGCGAACGCGCCTTCGCCGACCTGGAAATGATCGCCACGGGCGCTTACTCGCCCCTGCAAGGCTTCGTGAATGAAGCCGATTACCTCAGCATCATCGAGCACCTGCGCCTGGCGGACGGCACGCCCTGGAGTCTGCCCATTACCCTGCCAGTCAGCCACGATGAGGCACAGCGTCTTCACGGCCGCGTGCTGCTGACGCACGCCGGGGAAACGGTCGGTACCCTCGACATCACCGAGAAGTACCCTGCCCGCAAGGTGCTGGAAGCCCGCGAGGTCTACCGCACCGAGGACGAAGCGCACCCCGGCGTGGCCGCCCTGTACGCGCAGGGGGCCGTGAACCTGGCCGGCCCCGTCACGCTGTTCGACGTGCCACGCGGCGCCTTCCCGGCCCAGCACCGCACGCCCGCCGAGGTGCGGCAGGTGATCGAGGCCCGCGGCTGGCGCAGCACTGTGGCCTTCCAGACGCGTAACCCCATCCACCGTGCCCACGAGTACCTGCACAAGGTCGCGCTGGAACTCGTGGACGGTTTGCTGCTGCACCCCCTGGTCGGGCACACGAAGGGCGACGACGTTCCCGCCGACATCCGTATGGAAGCGTACGAAACCCTGCTGGGCCACTACTACCCGCAGGAGCGCACGCTGCTCAGCGTGTACCCCGCCGCCATGCGCTACGCCGGGCCGCGCGAAGCTGTGGTGCACGCCCTGTCGCGCCGCAATTACGGGGCCACGCACTTCATCGTGGGCCGTGACCACGCCGGGGTCGGCAGCTACTACGGCACCTACGACGCGCAGGAGATCTTCAGCGCTTTCACGCCGGAGGAACTCGGCATCCGCATTCTGAAGTTCGAGCACACCTTCTACTGCAAGTCCTGCCACCAGATGGTCAGTCCCCGCACCTGCCCTCACCCCGCCCACCATCACCTGATCCTCAGCGGCACCAGAGTCCGCGAGAAACTGCGGGCCGGGGAACACCTGCCACCGGAATTCACGCGCCCGCAGGTGGCCGAGGTGCTGCGCAGAGGCTACCAGCGCCCCTGA